A single Dermacentor albipictus isolate Rhodes 1998 colony chromosome 3, USDA_Dalb.pri_finalv2, whole genome shotgun sequence DNA region contains:
- the LOC139057547 gene encoding ER membrane protein complex subunit 2-like isoform X1: MLKRKLTSFALFADEVDNARETLRQWREENDRRSEETVELWHSVIAKNIKKLGDEKWVVYEQVCIAALDCHEMALAKECLNKLDEEFPGSLRVKKLEAMQLEALEKYDEAFEQYDALLAQDEANSAVHKRRVAVLLSQQMVGEAVRELSDYLRRFMGDQEAWLQLCGLYLREQDLARAAFCLEELILCNPHNHLYYQRYAEIQYTIGNMETMELARSYFAQAVKLNPNNIRALYGLFLAASHIGSHPKSSVQKKKDNQRYAAWASQQITKKYQERQCEDSQVKLLEGMLTTLQIN, encoded by the exons ATGTTAAAGCGCAAGTTAACGTCTTTCGCCCTTTTCGCAGATGAGGTGGATA ATGCACGGGAAACACTGCGGCAGTGGAGAGAAGAGAACGACAGGAGGTCGGAAGAGACGGTCGAGTTGTGGCACAGCGTGATCGCCAAGAATATTAAAAAGCTGGGTGACGAAA AATGGGTTGTCTACGAACAAGTGTGCATAGCAGCGTTAGATTGCCACGAAATGGCCCTCGCAAAG gagtgtttGAACAAATTGGACGAAGAGTTTCCTGGGAGTTTACGAGTGAAGAAGCTGGAAGCGATGCAGTTGGAAGCACTTGAAAA GTACGACGAGGCATTTGAACAGTATGATGCACTGCTGGCTCAGGATGAGGCAAACTCTGCAGTGCACAAGCGACGCGTGGCAGTGCTGCTATCACAGCAGATGGTTGGGGAAGCGGTGCGTGAGCTGAGCGACTACTTGCGCCGCTTCATGGGTGACCAGGAGGCCTGGCTGCAGCTGTGTGGGCTGTATCTACGAGAGCAGGACCTTGCCCGTGCTGCCTTCTGCCTCGAGGAGCTTATCCTTTGCAATCCGCACAACCACCTCTACTACCAGCGCTATGCAGAG ATTCAGTACACAATAGGCAACATGGAAACAATGGAGCTGGCAAGGTCGTACTTTGCACAAGCAGTCAAGCTGAATCCAAACAACATTCGAGCACTCTACGGACTATTCTTG GCTGCCAGTCACATTGGCTCTCACCCCAAGAGTTCTGTACAGAAGAAAAAGGACAACCAGCGATACGCAGCTTGGGCATCTCAACAAATCACAAAAAAGTACCAA
- the LOC139057547 gene encoding ER membrane protein complex subunit 2-like isoform X2: MAAGTLDLHRLSWDDARETLRQWREENDRRSEETVELWHSVIAKNIKKLGDEKWVVYEQVCIAALDCHEMALAKECLNKLDEEFPGSLRVKKLEAMQLEALEKYDEAFEQYDALLAQDEANSAVHKRRVAVLLSQQMVGEAVRELSDYLRRFMGDQEAWLQLCGLYLREQDLARAAFCLEELILCNPHNHLYYQRYAEIQYTIGNMETMELARSYFAQAVKLNPNNIRALYGLFLAASHIGSHPKSSVQKKKDNQRYAAWASQQITKKYQERQCEDSQVKLLEGMLTTLQIN; this comes from the exons ATGGCTGCCGGCACCCTCGACTTACATCGCCTGAGCTGGGACG ATGCACGGGAAACACTGCGGCAGTGGAGAGAAGAGAACGACAGGAGGTCGGAAGAGACGGTCGAGTTGTGGCACAGCGTGATCGCCAAGAATATTAAAAAGCTGGGTGACGAAA AATGGGTTGTCTACGAACAAGTGTGCATAGCAGCGTTAGATTGCCACGAAATGGCCCTCGCAAAG gagtgtttGAACAAATTGGACGAAGAGTTTCCTGGGAGTTTACGAGTGAAGAAGCTGGAAGCGATGCAGTTGGAAGCACTTGAAAA GTACGACGAGGCATTTGAACAGTATGATGCACTGCTGGCTCAGGATGAGGCAAACTCTGCAGTGCACAAGCGACGCGTGGCAGTGCTGCTATCACAGCAGATGGTTGGGGAAGCGGTGCGTGAGCTGAGCGACTACTTGCGCCGCTTCATGGGTGACCAGGAGGCCTGGCTGCAGCTGTGTGGGCTGTATCTACGAGAGCAGGACCTTGCCCGTGCTGCCTTCTGCCTCGAGGAGCTTATCCTTTGCAATCCGCACAACCACCTCTACTACCAGCGCTATGCAGAG ATTCAGTACACAATAGGCAACATGGAAACAATGGAGCTGGCAAGGTCGTACTTTGCACAAGCAGTCAAGCTGAATCCAAACAACATTCGAGCACTCTACGGACTATTCTTG GCTGCCAGTCACATTGGCTCTCACCCCAAGAGTTCTGTACAGAAGAAAAAGGACAACCAGCGATACGCAGCTTGGGCATCTCAACAAATCACAAAAAAGTACCAA